From a single Photobacterium gaetbulicola Gung47 genomic region:
- a CDS encoding hypothetical protein (COG0454) gives MNISLVAPSISSMDMLLTLVEELFEYEVLPKKKEQTQQAIQHLLTNPELGQAWFIEVDIDGEKLIAGHIIISYSFSLEHGGRIGLIDQFYLRPEWRQQGIGTALIPQIEAHAASAGVHALSLEVNIGNKGARKFYEKHDFVPRRQFCMMTKIISPEAVPLNIAS, from the coding sequence ATGAACATCTCACTTGTTGCGCCAAGTATTTCATCAATGGACATGCTGCTTACATTGGTTGAGGAGCTTTTTGAATATGAAGTACTGCCGAAAAAAAAAGAACAAACTCAGCAGGCTATCCAACACCTGCTCACGAATCCTGAGTTAGGTCAGGCTTGGTTTATCGAAGTCGACATCGATGGCGAAAAGCTCATCGCCGGCCACATCATTATCAGCTATAGCTTCAGCTTAGAGCACGGCGGACGCATCGGCTTGATCGACCAGTTCTACCTCAGACCTGAATGGCGCCAGCAAGGGATCGGTACTGCCTTGATCCCGCAAATTGAAGCCCATGCGGCTTCCGCCGGTGTGCATGCCCTTTCGCTTGAAGTGAATATCGGTAACAAGGGAGCACGCAAGTTCTATGAAAAACATGACTTTGTACCGCGCCGACAGTTCTGCATGATGACCAAGATCATCTCCCCTGAAGCAGTGCCGCTCAACATCGCTTCATAG
- a CDS encoding hypothetical protein (COG1187) → MRLDKFLSTTLGITRKEAGKLLKNKLIEVNGEVVKNGAQKVSDDCDVQFDGRSLCFDGPRYFMLNKPSGFVCSHVDDFNPTVFILLDVVSPEKLHVAGRLDGDTTGLVLLTDDGQWSHRITSPRHVCEKIYYVETADPIAPETVEQFAQGVQLRGEKELTRPAKLEILDEKAALITISEGKYHQVKRMFAAVGNKVEALHREQIGSVELDEELAPGEYRALTPEEVASFTK, encoded by the coding sequence ATGAGGCTTGATAAGTTTCTTAGCACAACACTTGGAATTACCCGTAAAGAAGCCGGTAAACTATTAAAAAACAAACTAATTGAAGTTAACGGTGAGGTTGTTAAGAACGGCGCCCAGAAAGTCAGCGATGATTGCGATGTTCAGTTCGACGGTCGTTCATTGTGTTTTGATGGTCCGCGTTACTTTATGCTGAACAAACCGTCGGGTTTTGTTTGCTCCCATGTCGATGATTTTAATCCAACGGTGTTTATTCTGCTGGATGTCGTGAGTCCAGAAAAGCTGCATGTCGCTGGCCGGCTCGATGGTGATACAACCGGTTTGGTCCTATTGACCGACGATGGCCAGTGGTCTCATCGTATTACTTCTCCTCGTCATGTCTGCGAGAAGATATACTATGTTGAAACGGCCGACCCTATCGCGCCTGAAACGGTCGAGCAATTTGCCCAAGGTGTGCAATTACGCGGTGAGAAAGAGCTGACCCGTCCGGCTAAGCTGGAGATCTTGGATGAGAAAGCGGCATTGATCACGATTTCTGAAGGCAAGTACCATCAGGTGAAGCGTATGTTTGCTGCGGTAGGCAATAAGGTTGAGGCCTTGCACCGTGAGCAGATTGGTAGCGTGGAGCTGGATGAGGAGCTTGCGCCGGGTGAATACCGGGCACTGACGCCGGAAGAAGTGGCCTCTTTTACCAAGTAA